From Thermoflavifilum aggregans, a single genomic window includes:
- a CDS encoding DUF6728 family protein encodes MKSIWQQILRYLYLRKRDPNAPHNTNIFLMHSMNRISILLFLVALIVLLVRLVKHFL; translated from the coding sequence ATGAAAAGCATCTGGCAGCAGATCCTCCGGTATCTTTATCTGCGCAAGCGCGATCCCAATGCGCCGCACAATACCAACATCTTTCTGATGCACAGCATGAACCGCATCTCTATCCTGCTGTTTCTGGTGGCCTTGATTGTGCTGCTGGTGCGGCTCGTGAAGCATTTTTTATGA
- the lpxB gene encoding lipid-A-disaccharide synthase, which translates to MKYYIIAGEPSGDLHGSRLIRELRQLDPAAQIRCWGGDLMAEAGGELVRHYRDLAFMGFAEVIRHLGKILAHFRFAKRDIRKFHPDAVIFIDYPGFNLRMAKWAHQKGFRTIYYISPQVWAWKQKRVHTIQQYVDRMLVILPFEAAFYRQYGYEVEYVGHPLVQIVREARRQARPMFDTSRPVIALLPGSRLQEVKRLLPEMLKVTRHFPQCQFIVAQAPSMPDLSRWYHPDQYPNVMLAKGVTYDLLAQASAALVTSGTATLETALFGVPEVVCYKSTWISYWLARHLIRVPYISLVNLIMEKKVVEECIQQQVNEQNLTRLLDKLLHDETYISQIKADYAELWNKLDTGNAARQAAEAIFQFIKNASRAAPAAQSRPPETAG; encoded by the coding sequence GTGAAATACTATATCATAGCTGGCGAACCTTCCGGTGATTTGCATGGCAGCCGCCTGATCCGCGAGCTCAGGCAACTGGATCCGGCAGCTCAGATCCGATGCTGGGGTGGCGACCTGATGGCTGAAGCCGGCGGAGAACTGGTGCGCCATTACCGCGATCTGGCATTCATGGGTTTTGCTGAAGTGATCCGTCATCTGGGAAAAATCTTGGCTCATTTTCGCTTTGCCAAACGAGATATCCGGAAATTCCATCCCGATGCGGTGATATTTATCGATTATCCGGGGTTTAACCTGCGGATGGCCAAATGGGCCCACCAGAAAGGCTTCCGCACCATCTATTACATTTCTCCGCAAGTATGGGCGTGGAAACAGAAGCGTGTGCATACCATCCAGCAATATGTGGATCGTATGCTGGTCATTCTGCCGTTCGAGGCAGCATTTTACCGGCAATATGGCTATGAGGTGGAATACGTAGGACATCCGCTGGTGCAAATTGTGCGGGAAGCCCGCCGGCAGGCCCGCCCGATGTTTGATACCTCGCGCCCGGTAATAGCACTTTTGCCCGGCAGCCGCCTGCAGGAAGTGAAACGGCTGCTTCCCGAGATGTTGAAAGTTACCCGCCATTTTCCGCAATGCCAGTTTATTGTAGCCCAGGCACCATCCATGCCCGATCTCAGCCGGTGGTATCATCCCGACCAGTATCCGAATGTGATGCTGGCCAAAGGCGTGACCTACGATTTGCTTGCCCAGGCATCGGCAGCCCTGGTTACATCAGGAACAGCCACATTGGAAACGGCCTTGTTTGGCGTGCCAGAAGTGGTATGCTATAAAAGCACATGGATTTCCTACTGGCTGGCCCGGCATTTGATCCGGGTTCCCTACATTTCACTGGTGAATCTGATTATGGAGAAAAAAGTGGTGGAGGAATGCATCCAGCAACAGGTAAATGAGCAAAACCTGACCCGCCTGCTCGATAAGCTCCTGCACGATGAAACCTACATTAGCCAGATAAAAGCGGATTATGCCGAGCTTTGGAACAAGCTGGATACCGGCAATGCTGCCAGGCAGGCAGCCGAGGCTATTTTTCAGTTCATAAAAAATGCTTCACGAGCCGCACCAGCAGCACAATCAAGGCCACCAGAAACAGCAGGATAG